In Anthonomus grandis grandis chromosome 6, icAntGran1.3, whole genome shotgun sequence, one DNA window encodes the following:
- the LOC126737170 gene encoding bone morphogenetic protein receptor type-1B isoform X3 yields MYVTEPTSAVRRCYCEGHCPNGQSNGTCEVKLGGMCFTDVEAYVEDGEEYPVRQYGCLPPVEGTIMQCKGYLVPHKNGKSIQCCDDSDFCNKNLKPMYSLKPTTDVPTFGTPDNLPYIVLLTSVTFCLSLFLLAIAFVYIKYRKKEANLYAKGYASEKYPNMEIHGPLTSLIEQSSGSGSGLPILVQRTISKQIQMVKQVGKGRYGEVWQARWRGEKVAVKIFLTTEEQSWFRETEIYQTVLMRHENILSFIAADIKGSGWTQMLLITDYHENGSLYDYLQDHCLDPGSLLIMAKSVASGLSHLHTEIFSTRGKPAIAHRDIKSKNILVKRNGECCIADFGLAVKYLSDTNEIDVPPNVRSGTRRYMAPEILDKSINSLEFEAHKKSDMYALSLVYWEMARRCVTGDKLKSADEYAVPYYDCVPSDPSFEDMLQAVCIKKIRPQIPQKWENDEVLKTLSKIMQECWHGNPDVRLTSLRVKKTLTKLDPDVSIKIV; encoded by the exons ATGTATGTGACGGAACCTACATCGGCCG tgaGAAGGTGTTACTGTGAAGGACACTGTCCAAATGGCCAAAGCAATGGGACGTGTGAGGTCAAACTTGGAGGCATGTGCTTCACAGACGTGGAGGCTTACGTGGAGGATGGTGAGGAGTATCCCGTACGACAGTATGGATGTTTGCCGCCTGTCGAAGGAACTATTATGCAG tGCAAAGGATACCTGGTACCTCACAAAAACGGCAAAAGTATCCAGTGCTGTGACGACTCGGATTTTTGCAACAAAAACTTGAAACCCATGTATTCTCTGAAGCCTACGACGGACGTACCGACCTTCGGAACTCCAGACAATTTGCCATACATCGTTCTTCTCACATCAGTGACGTTTTGCCTCAGTCTGTTCCTCCTGGCGATAGCTTTTGTCTACATCAAGTACCGAAAGAAGGAGGCCAACCTATACGCTAAGGGATACGCGTCTGAAAAGTACCCCAACATGGAAATCCACGGACCACTCACGAGCCTAATCGAACAGAGCAGCGGATCCGGATCAGGACTTCCCATTTTGGTCCAAAGAACAATTTCTAAACAAATCCAGATGGTGAAACAAGTTGGGAAAGGCAGATACGGCGAAGTGTGGCAAGCCAGATGGAGAGGAGAGAAAGTAGCCGTGAAGATATTTCTCACTACAGAAGAACAGAGTTGGTTCAGGGAGACGGAGATTTACCAAACAGTTTTAATGAGGcatgaaaacattttgagctTCATCGCAGCTGACATCAAGGGCAGTGGCTGGACGCAAATGCTTTTGATTACAGATTACCACGAGAATGGGTCTCTATATGACTACCTGCAAGACCATTGCTTGGATCCTGGCTCTTTACTGATTATGGCAAAAAGTGTGGCAAGCGGTTTGTCACACTTACATACAGAAATCTTTAGTACGCGGGGCAAACCCGCCATCGCACATAGAGACATCAAAAGCAAAAATATCTTGGTGAAAAGGAACGGAGAGTGTTGCATAGCCGACTTTGGCCTGGCAGTGAAGTACCTGAGTGACACCAATGAAATCGACGTGCCTCCCAATGTGAGGAGCGGAACGAGACGATATATGGCTCCAGAAATCCTGGACAAGTCGATAAACTCTTTAGAGTTTGAGGCTCACAAGAAGTCTGACATGTATGCCCTCAGTCTTGTTTACTGGGAGATGGCAAGGCGGTGTGTTACCGGTGACAAGCTGAAATCGGCGGATGAGTACGCGGTGCCGTATTATGACTGCGTACCGAGCGATCCCAGTTTTGAGGATATGTTGCAGGCAGTGTGCATCAAGAAAATCCGACCTCAGATCCCGCAAAAGTGGGAAAATGACGAGGTCCTGAAGACCTTGTCGAAGATCATGCAGGAGTGTTGGCACGGGAACCCCGACGTCCGATTAACGTCGCTCAGAGTAAAAAAGACGTTGACGAAGTTGGACCCAGATGTTAGTATAAAAATTGTGTAG
- the LOC126737170 gene encoding bone morphogenetic protein receptor type-1B isoform X1: MSDSWNSGFGSVYFLNESHAEELVQTVRRCYCEGHCPNGQSNGTCEVKLGGMCFTDVEAYVEDGEEYPVRQYGCLPPVEGTIMQCKGYLVPHKNGKSIQCCDDSDFCNKNLKPMYSLKPTTDVPTFGTPDNLPYIVLLTSVTFCLSLFLLAIAFVYIKYRKKEANLYAKGYASEKYPNMEIHGPLTSLIEQSSGSGSGLPILVQRTISKQIQMVKQVGKGRYGEVWQARWRGEKVAVKIFLTTEEQSWFRETEIYQTVLMRHENILSFIAADIKGSGWTQMLLITDYHENGSLYDYLQDHCLDPGSLLIMAKSVASGLSHLHTEIFSTRGKPAIAHRDIKSKNILVKRNGECCIADFGLAVKYLSDTNEIDVPPNVRSGTRRYMAPEILDKSINSLEFEAHKKSDMYALSLVYWEMARRCVTGDKLKSADEYAVPYYDCVPSDPSFEDMLQAVCIKKIRPQIPQKWENDEVLKTLSKIMQECWHGNPDVRLTSLRVKKTLTKLDPDVSIKIV; the protein is encoded by the exons tgaGAAGGTGTTACTGTGAAGGACACTGTCCAAATGGCCAAAGCAATGGGACGTGTGAGGTCAAACTTGGAGGCATGTGCTTCACAGACGTGGAGGCTTACGTGGAGGATGGTGAGGAGTATCCCGTACGACAGTATGGATGTTTGCCGCCTGTCGAAGGAACTATTATGCAG tGCAAAGGATACCTGGTACCTCACAAAAACGGCAAAAGTATCCAGTGCTGTGACGACTCGGATTTTTGCAACAAAAACTTGAAACCCATGTATTCTCTGAAGCCTACGACGGACGTACCGACCTTCGGAACTCCAGACAATTTGCCATACATCGTTCTTCTCACATCAGTGACGTTTTGCCTCAGTCTGTTCCTCCTGGCGATAGCTTTTGTCTACATCAAGTACCGAAAGAAGGAGGCCAACCTATACGCTAAGGGATACGCGTCTGAAAAGTACCCCAACATGGAAATCCACGGACCACTCACGAGCCTAATCGAACAGAGCAGCGGATCCGGATCAGGACTTCCCATTTTGGTCCAAAGAACAATTTCTAAACAAATCCAGATGGTGAAACAAGTTGGGAAAGGCAGATACGGCGAAGTGTGGCAAGCCAGATGGAGAGGAGAGAAAGTAGCCGTGAAGATATTTCTCACTACAGAAGAACAGAGTTGGTTCAGGGAGACGGAGATTTACCAAACAGTTTTAATGAGGcatgaaaacattttgagctTCATCGCAGCTGACATCAAGGGCAGTGGCTGGACGCAAATGCTTTTGATTACAGATTACCACGAGAATGGGTCTCTATATGACTACCTGCAAGACCATTGCTTGGATCCTGGCTCTTTACTGATTATGGCAAAAAGTGTGGCAAGCGGTTTGTCACACTTACATACAGAAATCTTTAGTACGCGGGGCAAACCCGCCATCGCACATAGAGACATCAAAAGCAAAAATATCTTGGTGAAAAGGAACGGAGAGTGTTGCATAGCCGACTTTGGCCTGGCAGTGAAGTACCTGAGTGACACCAATGAAATCGACGTGCCTCCCAATGTGAGGAGCGGAACGAGACGATATATGGCTCCAGAAATCCTGGACAAGTCGATAAACTCTTTAGAGTTTGAGGCTCACAAGAAGTCTGACATGTATGCCCTCAGTCTTGTTTACTGGGAGATGGCAAGGCGGTGTGTTACCGGTGACAAGCTGAAATCGGCGGATGAGTACGCGGTGCCGTATTATGACTGCGTACCGAGCGATCCCAGTTTTGAGGATATGTTGCAGGCAGTGTGCATCAAGAAAATCCGACCTCAGATCCCGCAAAAGTGGGAAAATGACGAGGTCCTGAAGACCTTGTCGAAGATCATGCAGGAGTGTTGGCACGGGAACCCCGACGTCCGATTAACGTCGCTCAGAGTAAAAAAGACGTTGACGAAGTTGGACCCAGATGTTAGTATAAAAATTGTGTAG
- the LOC126737170 gene encoding bone morphogenetic protein receptor type-1B isoform X4: MDIMIVEPEVRRCYCEGHCPNGQSNGTCEVKLGGMCFTDVEAYVEDGEEYPVRQYGCLPPVEGTIMQCKGYLVPHKNGKSIQCCDDSDFCNKNLKPMYSLKPTTDVPTFGTPDNLPYIVLLTSVTFCLSLFLLAIAFVYIKYRKKEANLYAKGYASEKYPNMEIHGPLTSLIEQSSGSGSGLPILVQRTISKQIQMVKQVGKGRYGEVWQARWRGEKVAVKIFLTTEEQSWFRETEIYQTVLMRHENILSFIAADIKGSGWTQMLLITDYHENGSLYDYLQDHCLDPGSLLIMAKSVASGLSHLHTEIFSTRGKPAIAHRDIKSKNILVKRNGECCIADFGLAVKYLSDTNEIDVPPNVRSGTRRYMAPEILDKSINSLEFEAHKKSDMYALSLVYWEMARRCVTGDKLKSADEYAVPYYDCVPSDPSFEDMLQAVCIKKIRPQIPQKWENDEVLKTLSKIMQECWHGNPDVRLTSLRVKKTLTKLDPDVSIKIV, from the exons tgaGAAGGTGTTACTGTGAAGGACACTGTCCAAATGGCCAAAGCAATGGGACGTGTGAGGTCAAACTTGGAGGCATGTGCTTCACAGACGTGGAGGCTTACGTGGAGGATGGTGAGGAGTATCCCGTACGACAGTATGGATGTTTGCCGCCTGTCGAAGGAACTATTATGCAG tGCAAAGGATACCTGGTACCTCACAAAAACGGCAAAAGTATCCAGTGCTGTGACGACTCGGATTTTTGCAACAAAAACTTGAAACCCATGTATTCTCTGAAGCCTACGACGGACGTACCGACCTTCGGAACTCCAGACAATTTGCCATACATCGTTCTTCTCACATCAGTGACGTTTTGCCTCAGTCTGTTCCTCCTGGCGATAGCTTTTGTCTACATCAAGTACCGAAAGAAGGAGGCCAACCTATACGCTAAGGGATACGCGTCTGAAAAGTACCCCAACATGGAAATCCACGGACCACTCACGAGCCTAATCGAACAGAGCAGCGGATCCGGATCAGGACTTCCCATTTTGGTCCAAAGAACAATTTCTAAACAAATCCAGATGGTGAAACAAGTTGGGAAAGGCAGATACGGCGAAGTGTGGCAAGCCAGATGGAGAGGAGAGAAAGTAGCCGTGAAGATATTTCTCACTACAGAAGAACAGAGTTGGTTCAGGGAGACGGAGATTTACCAAACAGTTTTAATGAGGcatgaaaacattttgagctTCATCGCAGCTGACATCAAGGGCAGTGGCTGGACGCAAATGCTTTTGATTACAGATTACCACGAGAATGGGTCTCTATATGACTACCTGCAAGACCATTGCTTGGATCCTGGCTCTTTACTGATTATGGCAAAAAGTGTGGCAAGCGGTTTGTCACACTTACATACAGAAATCTTTAGTACGCGGGGCAAACCCGCCATCGCACATAGAGACATCAAAAGCAAAAATATCTTGGTGAAAAGGAACGGAGAGTGTTGCATAGCCGACTTTGGCCTGGCAGTGAAGTACCTGAGTGACACCAATGAAATCGACGTGCCTCCCAATGTGAGGAGCGGAACGAGACGATATATGGCTCCAGAAATCCTGGACAAGTCGATAAACTCTTTAGAGTTTGAGGCTCACAAGAAGTCTGACATGTATGCCCTCAGTCTTGTTTACTGGGAGATGGCAAGGCGGTGTGTTACCGGTGACAAGCTGAAATCGGCGGATGAGTACGCGGTGCCGTATTATGACTGCGTACCGAGCGATCCCAGTTTTGAGGATATGTTGCAGGCAGTGTGCATCAAGAAAATCCGACCTCAGATCCCGCAAAAGTGGGAAAATGACGAGGTCCTGAAGACCTTGTCGAAGATCATGCAGGAGTGTTGGCACGGGAACCCCGACGTCCGATTAACGTCGCTCAGAGTAAAAAAGACGTTGACGAAGTTGGACCCAGATGTTAGTATAAAAATTGTGTAG
- the LOC126737170 gene encoding bone morphogenetic protein receptor type-1B isoform X2, with protein MARGRKLRKKQVRRCYCEGHCPNGQSNGTCEVKLGGMCFTDVEAYVEDGEEYPVRQYGCLPPVEGTIMQCKGYLVPHKNGKSIQCCDDSDFCNKNLKPMYSLKPTTDVPTFGTPDNLPYIVLLTSVTFCLSLFLLAIAFVYIKYRKKEANLYAKGYASEKYPNMEIHGPLTSLIEQSSGSGSGLPILVQRTISKQIQMVKQVGKGRYGEVWQARWRGEKVAVKIFLTTEEQSWFRETEIYQTVLMRHENILSFIAADIKGSGWTQMLLITDYHENGSLYDYLQDHCLDPGSLLIMAKSVASGLSHLHTEIFSTRGKPAIAHRDIKSKNILVKRNGECCIADFGLAVKYLSDTNEIDVPPNVRSGTRRYMAPEILDKSINSLEFEAHKKSDMYALSLVYWEMARRCVTGDKLKSADEYAVPYYDCVPSDPSFEDMLQAVCIKKIRPQIPQKWENDEVLKTLSKIMQECWHGNPDVRLTSLRVKKTLTKLDPDVSIKIV; from the exons tgaGAAGGTGTTACTGTGAAGGACACTGTCCAAATGGCCAAAGCAATGGGACGTGTGAGGTCAAACTTGGAGGCATGTGCTTCACAGACGTGGAGGCTTACGTGGAGGATGGTGAGGAGTATCCCGTACGACAGTATGGATGTTTGCCGCCTGTCGAAGGAACTATTATGCAG tGCAAAGGATACCTGGTACCTCACAAAAACGGCAAAAGTATCCAGTGCTGTGACGACTCGGATTTTTGCAACAAAAACTTGAAACCCATGTATTCTCTGAAGCCTACGACGGACGTACCGACCTTCGGAACTCCAGACAATTTGCCATACATCGTTCTTCTCACATCAGTGACGTTTTGCCTCAGTCTGTTCCTCCTGGCGATAGCTTTTGTCTACATCAAGTACCGAAAGAAGGAGGCCAACCTATACGCTAAGGGATACGCGTCTGAAAAGTACCCCAACATGGAAATCCACGGACCACTCACGAGCCTAATCGAACAGAGCAGCGGATCCGGATCAGGACTTCCCATTTTGGTCCAAAGAACAATTTCTAAACAAATCCAGATGGTGAAACAAGTTGGGAAAGGCAGATACGGCGAAGTGTGGCAAGCCAGATGGAGAGGAGAGAAAGTAGCCGTGAAGATATTTCTCACTACAGAAGAACAGAGTTGGTTCAGGGAGACGGAGATTTACCAAACAGTTTTAATGAGGcatgaaaacattttgagctTCATCGCAGCTGACATCAAGGGCAGTGGCTGGACGCAAATGCTTTTGATTACAGATTACCACGAGAATGGGTCTCTATATGACTACCTGCAAGACCATTGCTTGGATCCTGGCTCTTTACTGATTATGGCAAAAAGTGTGGCAAGCGGTTTGTCACACTTACATACAGAAATCTTTAGTACGCGGGGCAAACCCGCCATCGCACATAGAGACATCAAAAGCAAAAATATCTTGGTGAAAAGGAACGGAGAGTGTTGCATAGCCGACTTTGGCCTGGCAGTGAAGTACCTGAGTGACACCAATGAAATCGACGTGCCTCCCAATGTGAGGAGCGGAACGAGACGATATATGGCTCCAGAAATCCTGGACAAGTCGATAAACTCTTTAGAGTTTGAGGCTCACAAGAAGTCTGACATGTATGCCCTCAGTCTTGTTTACTGGGAGATGGCAAGGCGGTGTGTTACCGGTGACAAGCTGAAATCGGCGGATGAGTACGCGGTGCCGTATTATGACTGCGTACCGAGCGATCCCAGTTTTGAGGATATGTTGCAGGCAGTGTGCATCAAGAAAATCCGACCTCAGATCCCGCAAAAGTGGGAAAATGACGAGGTCCTGAAGACCTTGTCGAAGATCATGCAGGAGTGTTGGCACGGGAACCCCGACGTCCGATTAACGTCGCTCAGAGTAAAAAAGACGTTGACGAAGTTGGACCCAGATGTTAGTATAAAAATTGTGTAG